The Terriglobus sp. TAA 43 sequence CAGCAGCGAAATGCATCGGCCGTCCGGCGTATAGCTATGGCAGATACCCGTCCCGTCGCTGTGTCCTACTCCTTTGCCGTTTCCGCTGCGCTTAGCGCCAGAGGATGCACATGACGCGTCGTACTTCGCCGCATCGGCAAGAATCTGCAGCTTCTGTTGCACCGTCATCGCACGCATACCTGAGAATATGATAGCGAATAAAGAGCGAAAGTTGCCCCCCCCGAACTTCTCGCTGTTCACTTGCTCGAACGAAGTGTCGATTCTGTATCGCGCATCAAAAAAGTGCCCTCACGATTCATCGTGAGGGCACTTTGGAATTGGAATCTTCTATCGTCCGGCAGGAGCGTTATTCCGCCACTTTGAATTGAGAGCCGCCAGCTTATCCGCCATTGAAGTTGGCTCCGGTTGTCGTTGCTGCTGCGGACGTTCGCCACCGCCACGCTGTGGCCCCGTGCCACCCGGTGCAGGTTCCAGTGCTTTGATGGAGAGCGAGATGCGCTTCGTCTTGGCGTCGGCGCTCAGGACCTTTGCCTTGACTAGTTGTCCGGCCTTCAGGGCTTCGCTCGGGTCTTTGATGTACTTGTGAGAAATCTCGGAGATGTGAACCAGGCCATCCTGATGCACGCCGATGTCTACGAACGCGCCAAACTTCGTCACGTTGGTGACCACGCCCTCCATCACCATGCCCGGTTCCACGTCCTGAATCTCACGCACGGCTTCATTGAAGGTGGGAGCGACGAACGTATCGCGAGGATCGCGCCCGGGCTTCTTCAATTCTTCAAGAATATCGTTCAGCGTGTAAGTGCCTGCGCCGAATGCGTCTGTCTTCACGCCAGTGAGCAGTTGCGGCTTGAGGATAAGGTCGTCGATCGAAGTGTTCAGAGATGACGCAATCTGTTCCACAAGTGCATACGATTCCGGATGAACTGCGGTCGAGTCCAGCGGTTGTTCTCCATCGCGAATGCGTAGAAACCCTGCGGCCTGTTCAAACGTCTTCGGACCGATGCCGGATACCTCATGCAACTGCTTGCGTGATTGGAAGCGCCCGTTGGTATCGCGGAATTGCACGATGTTCAGCGCAATGCGTTCACTGATGCCGGCAACATAACGCAGAAGCGTCCAGGATGCCGTGTTCAGATCAACGCCAACGCGGTTTACGCAGCTTTCAATCACGGCTTCCAACGACTGGTTCAACTGACGCTGATCCACGTCGTGCTGATACTGGCCGACGCCAATGGACTTCGGATCGACCTTCACGAGCTCAGAAAGCGGGTCCTGCAGACGACGTGCAATGGAGATAGCGCCACGCACGGTCAGGTCAAGGTCAGGGAACTCCTGACGCGCAACGTCCGACGCGGAATACACGCTGGCGCCCGACTCAGATACGGTGACCTTGAAGATGCCGCCGAGCTTGTGCTCTGCGAGGAAGTCGCGGACAAACGCATCGGTCTCGCGCGAGGCGGTGCCGTTGCCAATGGCGATGGCGCGGATGTTCTGCGAAGCCACCATGGCAGCCAGCTTTTGCGATGCTTCTTTCTCGCGACCAGTATGCGGATAGATCACATCATGCGCGAGGAACTTTCCTGTTTCATCCACGACGGCGATCTTGCAGCCGGTGCGCAGACCAGGATCGATGCCCAGTACACGAATCGGTCCAGCAGGCGATGCCAGCAGAATATGCTGCAGGTTTTCACGGAAGACGTCGATGGCTTCCGTGTCGGAACGGCGCTTCAGCTCCAGTCGCAATTCGCCTTGAATGGAGGAGTTCAGAAGACGCTTCCAGCAATCTTCCACGGCAAGGTTAAGTTGCGGCGTCCAGTCGCCATCGTTCTTCAGTACACGCGAACGGATGAGCGCCAGCATGCGTTCTTCTTCCGTTTCGATGAGCCAGTAAAGAACGTTTTCCGCTTCACCGCGACGCACAGCCAGCATGCGATGCGACGGGATGGTCTTCACCGGCTCGCGATACTCGTAGTACATCTTGAACTTTTCCTGCTCGTCCTTTGCGTCGAAGATCTTGCGGCTGATGATTAAGCCTTCTTCAAACATCACGTGACGGGTGGAGCGGCGTACTTCAGCATCTTCGCTGATGCGCTCTGCAACTATGTGGCGCGCGCCTTCCAATGCATCGTCCACCGTGGCAACTTCTTTCACGGGATCGACCAGCGAAGTAGCGAGCGTCATCAGATCGAGTTCCGCAGGCTCCTGTGCCCACAGATAATCGGCCAGCGGCTCCAAGCCTTTTTCACGCGCGATAGTGGCCTTGGTGCGGCGCTTGGGCTTGAAGGGGAGATATAGATCTTCAAGCTCACTGCGATCCAGCGTGCCCAAGATCTTTGCCTTCAGTTCATCGGTCATCTTGCCCTGTTCCGTGATGGAGGACAGGACAGTCTCACGCCGCGACACGAACTCGCGGAAGTACGTGATCTTTTCAGCAAGATCGCGAATCTGCACTTCGTCCAGGTTGCCTGTGGCTTCCTTGCGATAGCGCGCGATGAAGGGAACAGTCGAGCCCTCATCCACAAGACCCATGACGGCACGTACGCCGCTGAGTGGGATGTTCAGTTCCTGGGCAATGTGGAGGAGGATTTCCGGAGCGAGGGGTTGCACTTCAGGCATACCCGTTCATGGTACCGGGGAAGTCTTAGGAAAACTTGCTGTGCGCCACAATCCGCGAGGATTGTGGCGCAACGAGTCATGCGCGTTCGAGCGTATCGATTTCGCGAACGATGACAGCCGCTTCATCTTCCAGCATCGCGCGCTGGGTGGCGTAATCGTCTTCAGGATATTTGCCGGCCTTGTACTCGAAGTTGAGATCGCGCAGGTTGGCGAAGATCGATTCACGGCGTTCGCGGAGGAAGTCAATGCGCGACGTGGCGCGCTGAACGAAAGGATTCTTCTCCGGCCAGAATGTGTAGGCGAAGACTCCAATAAGAAGTGCGATGCAGGCGACGTATGCCATAGGGTTAGTACTCCGTCTCGTGGCGGATGCGCTCGCGCACAGCGTCATTTTCCGGGCTGTAGGGGATAGAAGGTGCACCGGCAACAGCGATCATGTGACGGCCCTTCCAGCGGCGAACGAGCAATGCCGTACCGCCAAGCGCGAGGATGAAGACGACGACAGGCGTGATCCACGCCGCGTTATCAAAACCGCCGCGAATAGGCGCTGCGAGCACGGTAGGACCATATTTCGCAACGAACCAGTTGAAGACGCTGGTGTCGCTGCCGCCCCCTGCAACTTGCACGCGGAGTTCCTTGATCATGCGATCGCTGTCCGGGCAACCAACGTGATTGCACTCCAGCAGAATCTGTCCGCAGCCGCAGACGCACATCATCTTGTGGCCGATGGAAGAGAACTTCTCGTCGGTGCTGCCTGCGCCAATGGTGGCGAGTGCGATGGTGAAGACAAACACCATCTGCAGGACACGATTGCGTAGTAGTTTGCGCATCAATCGCCTCCTGCGGCTACCAGTTCACGCGGTTCAGCCGGTGCTGGTTTGTTGCTCAGTTGCGTGCGCAGACCGGGAAGCAGTGCGAGAACGGTTCCTGCAAAGACGATGGCCACACCAGCCCAGATCCAGCTCACGAGCGGGTTCAGGAAGACCTTGATGATGGGCTTGTTCGTGTCGTTATTGCGGCCTTCGAAGATGACGTATAGATCGCGCAGCACTGTCGAATGGATTGCGACGATGGTTGATGTCGTCTGGCTCGCAGTGTAGAAGCGGCGTTCCGGTGTCATCTGGCCAATCTTCTTATCGCCGCGATAAACATCGAGCAGAGCGAAGTCGGTGTCGTAGTTCGGATTGGAATCTTCGGTGTAGCTCTGGCAGATCAGTTTGTAGTTGCCGATGGTGAGCGAGTCGCCATAGCCCATCTCCATCTCGTGCTGCTGATTGAACGCACCACCCGCAAGCCCGATGAAGAGGATGACAATGCCGAAGTGGACGATGTAGCCACCATAACGGCGGTTGTTGCGCATCGTCAGTGTCCAGACGGCTGCGGGAAGGCTCTTGCCGGATTGCGTGCGAACAACATTCGCACCGCGCAGGAACTCTGCGGCGATGGCCACGATGACACCTGCTCCGATGGAGAAGCAGACGAGTGCGTAAAGCTGACCTTCAAGGTCATCCTTCGATGCTGACCACGGGTGCATACCGGTGGCCATGAGGATGACAGCGGTACCAACGATGGCGACGCAGGGCAATACAAAATTGCGGCGGATGGAGCGAAGGGAAGTCGCGCGCCATGCCAGCAGCGGGCCTATGCCGGTGAGAATAAGAAGGAACAGGCCAATTGGCACCGCCACCTTATTGAAGAACGGCGGTCCCATGGTGACCTTCGATCCCTGCACATATTCGCTAAGGACGGGGAAGAGCGTCCCGAAGAGAACGGTGAAGCAAGCAACGAGAAGCACAAGATTGTTGAAGAGGAAGCTGCTCTCGCGGCTTACCACGGATTCAAGCTTGTGTTCTGAAGTGAGGTGGCTGCTCTGGCGGAAGAACACGAACAGGCAGACCGCGAAGATGATGCAGAGGAATGTGGTGAACCAGTCACCGATGCTGCTCTGCGCAAACGCGTGGACGCTGCTGACGAGGCCGGAGCGCGTCAGATCGGTTCCAAGGATGGTCAGCATGAACGTGAGGAAGATGAGCCATACGTTCCACTTCTTCATCATGCCGCGCTTCTCCTGCATCATGACCGAGTGCAGGAAGGCGGTAGCGGTGAGCCAGGGTAGAAACGATGCGTTTTCAACCGGGTCCCATCCCCAGTAGCCGCCCCATCCAAGCACCGCATAAGCCCAGTGCATACCAAGCGAGATACCGACGGTAAGGAACAGCCACGTCACAAGCGTCCAGCGACGGGTGATGCGGATCCACTTTTCGCCAGGGTAGCGCATCATGAGCGCGCCAAGTGCGAAGGCAAAGGGAACGGTGAAGCCCACATAACCCAGGTACAGCATGGGGGGATGGATCACCATTTCCACGTATTGCAGCAGTGGGTTCAAACCATTGCCGTCGGCAGGGATGGGGCCTTTGGTGAGCGAGAAGGGTTCTGCTGCGAAGTTCAGCAGAGCGAGGAAGAAGATTTGCGGCGCCGCAAGAATGGTCGACGCATAGGCGAATAGGCGGACATCCGTCTTATGGCGCAGGCGCAGCACGAAGCCGTATCCCGATAGAAGGAACGACCACAGCAGCAAAGAGCCTTCCTGTCCGCTCCAAAGAGCGGAGAACTTGTACATCGGGTTCAGCGCGATGTTTGTGTGCTCGCGGATGTACTCGACGGAAAAGTCGTTGGTGAAGGCTGCCCAGACGAGGGCAAAGGCCGCGCAAAGCACTGCAATAAAGCTGGCGACGCCGGCACGACGAGCGGTTTCGCTTAGTCGCTCAGCCGAGATGCGAAGTTGCATCCCCTTGGCCATGGCGAAAAGTGCGAAGCTGCCCGCGAAAAATGTATAGGCGGCGAGGCACAGCGCCAGAAGCAGCGCAAAGGTGCCGAAAGTAGGCATGGGATGAGGCATGGATGTCCTGCGCTATGCGCGTAGGTTCATTGTCTCAGGTGCGCGACGACAGGTGCAAACGTCACGCGGGCTGCCGCTCCGGTATCCGGCAGTTAACCAGCCGGTCGACGGAAGCAAGCAGATTATCCGGCAGCAAAGGCTTCAGCCGGAAGGTCACATGGAGGCCCCGATACTCCTCTTCTGCTTCTTCCAGGCCGCTGATGACCAAAACCGGAAGATCAGGTTGCAGGGTACGGAGTTCGCGGACGAATTCGGCGCCACTCATGCCGGGCATGATGTGGTCAGTGATGACAAGCTGGATTTCGGCGGGGAAATCGTTGTCACGGAACTGTTGCAGAGCACGCAGGGGGTTCAGAACGGGAATGACGAAATACCCAGCGCGCTTGAGGATCGTCTGTCGCGTGGCGGCCTGGATGGCATTGTCGTCAATCAGAAGTACAGTTGCTTCCATCGATGTTTCTATTCCTCTGCGGGTGTTGCTCTTGTTGTGAACTGGCCTGCGTATCTGGAGATTTCCAACTTCAGATGCCAATGTTGCCACAACAGCAGCCCCGCAATAGGTTATTTTTACAGGTGCTTTCCTGCGTGAAAAGGCAGGCTCGGAAGGAAAACGGGGTATTTTCCCGATAAAACGGGCAGTTGCAATGATTTATGCGGTCTGCGAATAAATTCCCGACAGTGGGAAGAATCTTCGCGGATACCCGTGGACAGGCAGTTTTTCCGGCTTTCGGGAAGCTGTTGGCGTTTCAGTTAACGGTCGAGGTCGGTCTTCATCGCCCTGCTGAATTAATCCGAAAAGGGAACGCTGGAAGTCTGTATCTAGCTCTTCACGGTGTAACGCACTCATCCTTGCGATAATGAGGCTATGAAGCACCGCGTCATTGAACACTATGAGCTGGTCCGAAAGCTAGGGGCTGGCGGAAGTGGCGTGGTCTATCTGGCCAACGACACGCAGCTGCAGCGGCCTGTCGTATTGAAGCTGCTGCAACGCGGCGCCCTGACGGAAGAGCAGATGCGGACCACCTATCTGCGTGAGGCGCGGTTGGCTTCTGCCATTGACCATCCCAATGTTTGCTCAATCTATGACGTGGGTGAGTCGGACGACGAAGCCTACATCGTGATGCAGTATGTCCCGGGCAAGCCACTGGACAAACTGATCGAGGGTGGACCGGCGTCGGTAGAGTTGGTGCTCTCCGTCGGTATCCAGATGGCGGACGGCTTGTCTGCTGCGCACTCGCTCGGCATCTTCCATCGCGATCTGAAGCCGGCGAACGCCATCCTAACCGATGGCGGTCTGGTGAAGATTCTGGATTTCGGCCTGGCTCGGCGCATCAACATGGAAGATGTTGAGTTCGATCCAGCGCGGTCGAATCCTAGGACACCTCCGCCGGATGCGAAGTACACAGCTCGTGGCGGCACCCTGGCGTATATGGCTCCGGAGCAGTTTGTAACGGGGCAGTCGTCGGTGCAGAGCGATATCTTTGCGCTGGGTGTCGTGCTGTACGAGTTGCTGACGGGCCGACATCCATTCCATCGGCCGGATGCTCCTGATTTTCAGAGCATTCGCGCGATTCAGTTCGCGGAACCGCCTTCAATTCATGAGCTTGCACCAAATACGCCGGTAGAGCTTGAAAGTGCAATTTTGCATTGCCTGGAAAAACAACCTGCAGCACGATTTGCGTCGGCTGCAGAGTTGCGCGAGAGCCTGCGGACCATTCTGAAAGCGAACGAACTGGATTCGCTGGTGGTGCCGAGCGCCAGCATGCCCGCATCGGCCTCGCTGGACTTCAAGACGCCGGAAGAGGAGAAGCGATCAACTGGTTTCCTGTCGATGCTGGCGGAGCGGTTCCGTGAGAGCGGTGGCAATGAACAGCAGAACACGATTGTGGTGCTGCCATTTGTAAACATGGGCCCTGCGAACTCAGCGCCGCTGTATGGACATGCACTGGCCGATGCGATCAGCGCGAGGTTGGCGCGTATGCAATCGCTGGTGGTCCGGCCTACAAGTGCATTGATGAATGTCCCGGCGCGCCAGCTTGATCCTTTGAGCATCGGGCGAAAGCTGGTGGTGCAATACGTCGTAGCCGGAAGCTTTCTGAAGGGCGAGAGCGGCTTTGATCTCAATTGGCAGATGCTGGATGTTCCGGCGCAGGCCGTGCGTGCAGGCGGTTCCATCAATGTAGAGTCATTCGATCTGATTGCTGTTCAGAACGAGATCAGCACGGAGATTTTCGGTGCGCTGCGAGGTAGTGCCACGGTCCGGATCGGGGGACGCAATCAGCAGGAGCATCCGCATTCGTTGAATGAGGAGCTCTCAGAGGAGTATCTGCAGGCCCGCGCGGTATTGAGTACGTTCATGTCGCGTACGGGTGCCCTGGAAGATTTGGAACGTGCCCGCAAGCTGTTTGAGGATGTCACTCTGCGAGATCCTTCATACGCGGCCGCCTGGACCGGGCTTGGCGTGACCCATCTGCAATACGCGCGACATGGCCTGGGCGGACAGATGCACCTACTGGAGACGCGGCGTGCCCTGGATAAGGCGCTTTCGCTTGACCCGGCTTCGGTCGAGGCCAATCTGTATCGCGTGTACATGTTGCTCTCTCGTGGCGAGAAGGAAAGCGCTCGCCACGGCATCGCGCACTTATTGCAGTCAGCAGGCAATGATTGGAACGTCCATCGTGTGGCCGGTATGACGCTGCGCAGCGATGGTCAGTACGCCGAAGCGTTGCGTGAGTTCGGTATTGCGCTGCAACAGAACCCTGCGGATGCCGCTGTGATCTACAACCATCGCGCGCGTGTGCTGCAGTATCAGAACCAGTTAGAACTAGCCGATGACGAACTGGAAAAGGGGCTTGCGCTGGAGCCGAAGCAGCCACTGCTTCGGATTTCGCGCGGCTATCAATTGATGCGGCTGGGGCGTCTCTCCGAGGCAATTGACGCGTTGGAAGAAGTCATCGCAGAAGACGCCACCATGCGCATTGTGTTTCCGACGATTGCCATGTGCTATGTGCAACTTGGCGATCGCGCCAAAGCGGCAACGTTCATCGTGGATGAGACGATGGCTGCGGCTGAAGCAGACAGCGAGATGGCGTATCGACTTGCCACATACTTCGCTGTCGATGGCGAAGCAGGTGAGGCGCTGCATTGGCTTCGTCGCGCGGTATACCTGGGCAACGAAAACTACCCGTGGTTTGCGAAAAACCCGGCCTGGGCTAAGTTGCAGGGTAACAGCGATTTCGAGCTGATCCTGAATGATTTGAAGAAGATCTTCAAGCGCAACACGAAGACGTGGAAGCGATTGCTGGGGCAGTTAACACGCTAGATTCGCTACGGTTTCCTTATTGGCTGGAACTGTGACTCCGGAAGCCGAGCCACAGAATCAAGACGCCGAACTGTGCCAGCAGCACCATCTGAAAGGTCATCCACGTGGAGGATGTCCGAGTGGCAGGTGAGATGACCAGCATGAGCACCAGCAGCAAGCCAAGCGCAACAAAGATGGCTCTGCGTCCATACTCGGGCGCACTAACAACGGCGTTCGCAAAACGCTGACGCGGTCTTGATTCTTGCGGAACGCGTGCCATTACTCGGGCTGCGAAATCCTCCGGTGCAACAATCTGAGGCGATGTTTCCAGCGCGCGGAGGAGTGCGACGTTGAACTCATCCTGCGGGTCTTGTGCGTCTTTCGTCATCATTGCCATCCTCCTCTCCGTTCCAGTGCTGTTCTTAGCTTATTCCTGCCGCGGTGCAGATGCGTTCGGACAGTGCCGATAGGGAGTCGAAGTGACTCCGCGATCTGCTGGTAACTTCGTTCCTCCTGATGGTAGAGCACGAGGATAGAACGCTCGACAGCGCTGAGTTTCCCCATCTCTTCTTCGACACGCAGTTGCAGCTCGCGCGTTGCCAGTTCCTGCTCAGCGTTTGGCGATGGATGATGCAGGCGATCTTCCCATCCGCTGGTCTCGTCGGAGATCGAAGTGTGACGCTGATCAATACGCTTGCGGCGCTTCCATTCATCCTGCGCCACGTTCACCACGATGCGATGCAGATACGTGGTGAGAAGCGCTTCGCCGCGGAAGGATGGCAATGCCCGATAGAGCCGCAGGAAGACATCCTGAGCCAGATCGTCCACATTCTCCCGTGAGCCGGTGAGGCGGACGAGCATGCGAAACACCATATCCTGATGCTGTGTGACCACCTGCTCGAAGCTGGCTTGATCGTTCAAGAGAGGGTAAGACCGTGGCGGATGGCAAAAGTTTCAGAAAAGATTTTTGAAACTCAGGGGACGCGCTTCAGTCTAACGCCGGCGAAAAGGAGAAACACCCATGAATGCTTTCGATAGTCCGTTTGTGGTCCCGGTCGCTGGTTGTGTGATGATTTTGGGCCTTGGTGTGGCCGGTATTTATTCGGAGATCC is a genomic window containing:
- a CDS encoding RNA polymerase sigma factor, translated to MVTQHQDMVFRMLVRLTGSRENVDDLAQDVFLRLYRALPSFRGEALLTTYLHRIVVNVAQDEWKRRKRIDQRHTSISDETSGWEDRLHHPSPNAEQELATRELQLRVEEEMGKLSAVERSILVLYHQEERSYQQIAESLRLPIGTVRTHLHRGRNKLRTALERRGGWQ
- a CDS encoding serine/threonine-protein kinase, yielding MKHRVIEHYELVRKLGAGGSGVVYLANDTQLQRPVVLKLLQRGALTEEQMRTTYLREARLASAIDHPNVCSIYDVGESDDEAYIVMQYVPGKPLDKLIEGGPASVELVLSVGIQMADGLSAAHSLGIFHRDLKPANAILTDGGLVKILDFGLARRINMEDVEFDPARSNPRTPPPDAKYTARGGTLAYMAPEQFVTGQSSVQSDIFALGVVLYELLTGRHPFHRPDAPDFQSIRAIQFAEPPSIHELAPNTPVELESAILHCLEKQPAARFASAAELRESLRTILKANELDSLVVPSASMPASASLDFKTPEEEKRSTGFLSMLAERFRESGGNEQQNTIVVLPFVNMGPANSAPLYGHALADAISARLARMQSLVVRPTSALMNVPARQLDPLSIGRKLVVQYVVAGSFLKGESGFDLNWQMLDVPAQAVRAGGSINVESFDLIAVQNEISTEIFGALRGSATVRIGGRNQQEHPHSLNEELSEEYLQARAVLSTFMSRTGALEDLERARKLFEDVTLRDPSYAAAWTGLGVTHLQYARHGLGGQMHLLETRRALDKALSLDPASVEANLYRVYMLLSRGEKESARHGIAHLLQSAGNDWNVHRVAGMTLRSDGQYAEALREFGIALQQNPADAAVIYNHRARVLQYQNQLELADDELEKGLALEPKQPLLRISRGYQLMRLGRLSEAIDALEEVIAEDATMRIVFPTIAMCYVQLGDRAKAATFIVDETMAAAEADSEMAYRLATYFAVDGEAGEALHWLRRAVYLGNENYPWFAKNPAWAKLQGNSDFELILNDLKKIFKRNTKTWKRLLGQLTR
- a CDS encoding Tex family protein, with amino-acid sequence MPEVQPLAPEILLHIAQELNIPLSGVRAVMGLVDEGSTVPFIARYRKEATGNLDEVQIRDLAEKITYFREFVSRRETVLSSITEQGKMTDELKAKILGTLDRSELEDLYLPFKPKRRTKATIAREKGLEPLADYLWAQEPAELDLMTLATSLVDPVKEVATVDDALEGARHIVAERISEDAEVRRSTRHVMFEEGLIISRKIFDAKDEQEKFKMYYEYREPVKTIPSHRMLAVRRGEAENVLYWLIETEEERMLALIRSRVLKNDGDWTPQLNLAVEDCWKRLLNSSIQGELRLELKRRSDTEAIDVFRENLQHILLASPAGPIRVLGIDPGLRTGCKIAVVDETGKFLAHDVIYPHTGREKEASQKLAAMVASQNIRAIAIGNGTASRETDAFVRDFLAEHKLGGIFKVTVSESGASVYSASDVARQEFPDLDLTVRGAISIARRLQDPLSELVKVDPKSIGVGQYQHDVDQRQLNQSLEAVIESCVNRVGVDLNTASWTLLRYVAGISERIALNIVQFRDTNGRFQSRKQLHEVSGIGPKTFEQAAGFLRIRDGEQPLDSTAVHPESYALVEQIASSLNTSIDDLILKPQLLTGVKTDAFGAGTYTLNDILEELKKPGRDPRDTFVAPTFNEAVREIQDVEPGMVMEGVVTNVTKFGAFVDIGVHQDGLVHISEISHKYIKDPSEALKAGQLVKAKVLSADAKTKRISLSIKALEPAPGGTGPQRGGGERPQQQRQPEPTSMADKLAALNSKWRNNAPAGR
- a CDS encoding response regulator, which gives rise to MEATVLLIDDNAIQAATRQTILKRAGYFVIPVLNPLRALQQFRDNDFPAEIQLVITDHIMPGMSGAEFVRELRTLQPDLPVLVISGLEEAEEEYRGLHVTFRLKPLLPDNLLASVDRLVNCRIPERQPA
- a CDS encoding heme lyase CcmF/NrfE family subunit; the protein is MPHPMPTFGTFALLLALCLAAYTFFAGSFALFAMAKGMQLRISAERLSETARRAGVASFIAVLCAAFALVWAAFTNDFSVEYIREHTNIALNPMYKFSALWSGQEGSLLLWSFLLSGYGFVLRLRHKTDVRLFAYASTILAAPQIFFLALLNFAAEPFSLTKGPIPADGNGLNPLLQYVEMVIHPPMLYLGYVGFTVPFAFALGALMMRYPGEKWIRITRRWTLVTWLFLTVGISLGMHWAYAVLGWGGYWGWDPVENASFLPWLTATAFLHSVMMQEKRGMMKKWNVWLIFLTFMLTILGTDLTRSGLVSSVHAFAQSSIGDWFTTFLCIIFAVCLFVFFRQSSHLTSEHKLESVVSRESSFLFNNLVLLVACFTVLFGTLFPVLSEYVQGSKVTMGPPFFNKVAVPIGLFLLILTGIGPLLAWRATSLRSIRRNFVLPCVAIVGTAVILMATGMHPWSASKDDLEGQLYALVCFSIGAGVIVAIAAEFLRGANVVRTQSGKSLPAAVWTLTMRNNRRYGGYIVHFGIVILFIGLAGGAFNQQHEMEMGYGDSLTIGNYKLICQSYTEDSNPNYDTDFALLDVYRGDKKIGQMTPERRFYTASQTTSTIVAIHSTVLRDLYVIFEGRNNDTNKPIIKVFLNPLVSWIWAGVAIVFAGTVLALLPGLRTQLSNKPAPAEPRELVAAGGD
- a CDS encoding cytochrome c-type biogenesis protein CcmH; translated protein: MRKLLRNRVLQMVFVFTIALATIGAGSTDEKFSSIGHKMMCVCGCGQILLECNHVGCPDSDRMIKELRVQVAGGGSDTSVFNWFVAKYGPTVLAAPIRGGFDNAAWITPVVVFILALGGTALLVRRWKGRHMIAVAGAPSIPYSPENDAVRERIRHETEY